From Anomalospiza imberbis isolate Cuckoo-Finch-1a 21T00152 chromosome 14, ASM3175350v1, whole genome shotgun sequence, a single genomic window includes:
- the CMC4 gene encoding cx9C motif-containing protein 4 isoform X3 yields the protein MSQKDPCQKQACEIQKCLQANNYLESKCEAALQEMRKCCARYAKGRSVCCSGFEREEREREKVKLTSKGISPPPQ from the exons ATGTCCCAGAAGGATCCCTGCCAGAAACAAGCCtgtgaaatacagaaatgcttGCAAG CGAACAACTACCTGGAGTCCAAGTGTGAAGCTGCGCTTCAGGAGATGCGGAAATGCTGCGCTCGGTATGCCAAGGGCAGATCCGTCTGTTGTTCAGGGTTtgagagagaagaaagggagagagaaaaggttAAGTTGACTTCAAAAGGAATTTCCCCACCACCTCAGTAA